The DNA region TTCAATAATATTATACTCATGTCAAAAATTATCTATATCCCTATTCAATCgtattaattataaaaaataataatttcctaCATTAATTACTAAGACTATGTTAAGTTGTCAAGCAAAGTGTTTATTCCAATCCAAGGAATTTATTCTTTTTGCTTTTCCTTCACAAAAAGAAGACTGATCTTCTCACCTTATCATCCGCTTTTGAGTTTCGAAATTAACCGACTAAACCGAGCGAATTCGACACCACCGTGAGTCATGAGAATTGTAAATCACCTACCGTCCAAGTTAATTTGTGCGACGTTTTCTTTTTAAACCTTTTAGAAAGAAAAATATTCCAAATCTTTTTCAATTTTCATATAAATAGACGCCATATAGAGGAGAATTAAGCAAGTAGAGGAAGGAGATGGAAGGCATGGATGCTAACCATGGCGACAAAGCTCATCATGTCGATGTTGATGTTCAAAGTGTAAGAAGGATTTCTTTCTATCACTTCACTTGAGGTCGATAGATCCATTCATTTCCATGTTTCTGTCGACTAGACTTCGCGAATCTACTTGATTGTGAAACTTATTTTCGTTTTCGCATGATCGAGCAGGGTACCgaaactttggtttgggaaaaacACGGTGCAATTCATATTTCAACCAAAGCCATGAGCATTGCTTGGGCGAGCGACAATAGGTTTTGGGAGTCGATGGATCTTCCCAACGACGACTTTAAAGAAAAATACGAGTACAAAATGTCGATTAGTGGTTTAGCCAATAGATATCGCTAGCTTttgcttttgtttttgtttttgtttttgttttgtttcttattcaaaTTGGATGTTGTAGCTTTGCCACGGCGGTCGAACTCAAACAAGTGAGCTGCCTAGAAGTGGTCGGGTCTGTGGACTTAGCCAAGCTAGCCGAGCTGAGCCTGAGCCTAAGTCATGAAAAGACTTACGAAATAGTTTATCACATCAAGTTCAAGGTTGATGCGTTCGGGTGGCAAAACCTCCCGGTCACGTTCGCTTTGTTCACCCCCGACGAGCAAACGCGTCGAAGCGAAGTGTTGGAATCGCGTAGGGGGCATAGCAACCAGTGGCACGAGGTACACGGCAACGATTTCAAAGGGCCTAAAACAACAACTGGAAAGCTCTCATTCGGCATGTTTGAAACTAGCAACCAGAAGTGGAAGGGGGGAATGATCCTTGCAGGAGTCACTATTAGGGCGAAGAATTGACCTATTATTCGATAACTAAATCGACTTATGTACATCCGGTCATCGGATTTGTGTGTACTTGTTACTGTGTGAGTTATTT from Zingiber officinale cultivar Zhangliang chromosome 4B, Zo_v1.1, whole genome shotgun sequence includes:
- the LOC121977314 gene encoding protein PHLOEM PROTEIN 2-LIKE A2-like isoform X2 — its product is MEGMDANHGDKAHHVDVDVQSGTETLVWEKHGAIHISTKAMSIAWASDNRFWESMDLPNDDFKEKYDFATAVELKQVSCLEVVGSVDLAKLAELSLSLSHEKTYEIVYHIKFKVDAFGWQNLPVTFALFTPDEQTRRSEVLESRRGHSNQWHEVHGNDFKGPKTTTGKLSFGMFETSNQKWKGGMILAGVTIRAKN
- the LOC121977314 gene encoding protein PHLOEM PROTEIN 2-LIKE A2-like isoform X1, giving the protein MEGMDANHGDKAHHVDVDVQSGTETLVWEKHGAIHISTKAMSIAWASDNRFWESMDLPNDDFKEKYEYKIFATAVELKQVSCLEVVGSVDLAKLAELSLSLSHEKTYEIVYHIKFKVDAFGWQNLPVTFALFTPDEQTRRSEVLESRRGHSNQWHEVHGNDFKGPKTTTGKLSFGMFETSNQKWKGGMILAGVTIRAKN